Proteins encoded together in one Callospermophilus lateralis isolate mCalLat2 unplaced genomic scaffold, mCalLat2.hap1 Scaffold_63, whole genome shotgun sequence window:
- the LOC143640802 gene encoding testis-specific Y-encoded-like protein 4: MSGQEVGDKLSLAETAPPDQAPGDLPLNQCEGLREEAEAAQEMADTGFWVTAFRNHPQLSPMISGQDEDIMRYMINLEVEELKHPRAGCKFKFIFQSNPYFRNEGLVKEYERRSSGRVVSLSTPIRWHRGQDPQVHIHRNREGNTIPSFFNWFSDHSLLEFDRIAEIIKGELWSNPLQYYLMGEGPRRGIRGPPRQPVESPRSFRFQSG, from the coding sequence ATGAGCGGCCAGGAGGTGGGCGACAAGCTCTCTCTCGCCGAAACCGCCCCTCCGGACCAAGCCCCAGGAGATCTGCCCCTAAATCAGTGCGAGGGGCTCCGCGAGGAAGCCGAGGCGGCACAGGAGATGGCGGACACAGGTTTCTGGGTCACCGCTTTTCGGAACCACCCTCAGCTGTCACCTATGATCAGTGGTCAAGACGAAGATATAATGAGGTACATGATCAATTTGGAGGTGGAGGAACTTAAACACCCCAGGGCAGGTTGCAAATTCAAGTTCATCTTTCAGAGCAACCCATACTTCCGAAATGAGGGGCTAGTCAAGGAGTATGAGCGCAGATCCTCCGGCCGAGTGGTGTCTCTTTCCACTCCAATCCGCTGGCACCGGGGCCAAGACCCCCAGGTCCATATCCACAGGAACCGGGAAGGGAACACCATCCCGAGTTTCTtcaactggttctcagaccacagCCTTCTAGAATTTGATAGAATTGCTGAGATTATCAAAGGGGAATTGTGGTCCAATCCCCTACAATACTACCTGATGGGAGAAGGTCCCCGAAGAGGAATTCGAGGTCCACCACGACAGCCTGTGGAGAGCCCCAGGTCCTTCAGGTTCCAGTCTGGCTAA